In one Aquabacterium sp. OR-4 genomic region, the following are encoded:
- the coaBC gene encoding bifunctional phosphopantothenoylcysteine decarboxylase/phosphopantothenate--cysteine ligase CoaBC, whose product MSIPVPHRPQPLGGRHILLGLSGGIACYKSAELVRELGRAGASVQVVMTEAACQFITPVTMQALSGLPVALSQWDAREPNNMAHINLSREADAILIAPASADFIAKLAQGRADELLSLLCLARPQSADAAIGRSVPLLLAPAMNREMWLHPATQRNLRQVVADGAVLVGPGHGDQACGEVGDGRMLEATELRDELIAFFQPKLLAGKRLLITAGPTFEAIDPVRGITNLSSGKMGFAIARAAQEAGADVTLVAGPVALDTPRHVRRIDVKSAQQMHDAVLPLAAAQHVFVATAAVADWRPTASAGEKIKKDGSGQVPAISFTENPDILAAVARLAAAPYCVGFAAESHELARHAREKRLRKGVPLIVGNLGPATFGRDDNTLLLVDETGERELPTADKLSLARALVHEIAHRLGCAPGSP is encoded by the coding sequence ATGTCCATCCCCGTTCCCCATCGACCGCAGCCGCTGGGCGGCCGCCACATCCTGCTGGGCCTGTCAGGCGGCATCGCCTGCTACAAGTCGGCCGAGCTGGTGCGCGAACTGGGCCGCGCCGGCGCCAGCGTGCAGGTGGTGATGACCGAGGCCGCCTGCCAGTTCATCACCCCGGTGACCATGCAGGCGCTCTCGGGCCTGCCCGTTGCGCTGAGCCAGTGGGACGCGCGCGAGCCCAACAACATGGCGCACATCAACCTCAGCCGCGAGGCCGACGCCATCCTGATTGCGCCGGCCTCGGCCGACTTCATCGCCAAGCTGGCGCAGGGCCGGGCCGATGAGCTGCTGTCGCTGCTGTGCCTGGCGCGGCCGCAATCGGCCGATGCCGCCATCGGCCGCAGCGTGCCGCTGCTGCTGGCCCCGGCCATGAACCGCGAGATGTGGCTGCACCCGGCCACGCAGCGCAACCTGCGCCAGGTGGTGGCCGACGGCGCCGTGCTGGTCGGCCCCGGCCATGGCGACCAGGCCTGTGGCGAGGTGGGTGACGGCCGCATGCTTGAAGCTACTGAACTGCGCGACGAGCTGATCGCGTTCTTCCAGCCCAAGCTGCTGGCCGGCAAGCGCCTGCTGATCACCGCCGGCCCCACCTTCGAGGCCATCGATCCGGTGCGCGGCATCACCAACCTGTCATCGGGCAAGATGGGCTTTGCCATCGCACGCGCCGCGCAGGAGGCCGGCGCCGACGTCACCCTGGTGGCCGGCCCGGTGGCGCTCGATACGCCGCGCCATGTGCGCCGCATCGATGTGAAGAGCGCGCAGCAGATGCACGATGCCGTGCTGCCGCTGGCCGCTGCGCAGCATGTGTTCGTGGCCACTGCCGCGGTGGCCGACTGGCGCCCCACGGCCAGCGCCGGCGAGAAGATCAAGAAAGACGGCTCGGGCCAGGTGCCCGCCATCTCGTTCACCGAGAACCCCGACATCCTGGCCGCCGTGGCCCGCCTGGCCGCCGCGCCTTACTGCGTGGGCTTCGCCGCCGAAAGCCACGAGCTGGCACGCCATGCCCGCGAAAAACGCCTGCGCAAGGGCGTGCCGCTGATCGTGGGCAACCTGGGCCCGGCCACCTTCGGCCGCGACGACAACACCCTGCTGCTGGTTGACGAGACCGGCGAACGCGAACTGCCCACCGCCGACAAGCTGAGCCTGGCCCGCGCGCTGGTGCACGAGATCGCCCATCGGCTCGGGTGCGCACCGGGGAGCCCGTGA
- the alaS gene encoding alanine--tRNA ligase translates to MKAAEIRSTFLKFFESKGHAIVASSPVIPGDDPTLLFTNAGMNQFKDVFLGFDKRPYSRATTSQKCIRAGGKHNDLDNVGYTARHHTFFEMLGNFSFGDYFKKDAISYAWELLTVHFKLPSDKLWVTVYAEDDEAYEIWNKVVGVPAERIVRIGDNKGGRYMSDNFWMMGDTGPCGPCTEIFFDHGPDVAGGPPGSPNEDGDRYIEIWNNVFMQFNRTEDGVMHKLPKPSVDTGMGLERLAAVLQHVHSNYEIDLFAKLLGAAKLAVDSASPAGNDCDATSPSLKVIADHIRACSFIVTDGVIPGNEGRGYVLRRIARRAIRHGYKLGARKPFFHTLVKALAAEMGEAYPELARDAQRVTEVLKTEEERFFQTIHHGMEILEAALAAMAGSGSQTIDGDTAFKLHDTFGFPVDLTADVCRERGVAVDEAGFQAAMNRQREQARAAAKFKMAAGLSYDGLPTTFHGYEHLVCETAKVVALYIDGSPVQQAKAGDDVVIVLDHTPFYAESGGQVGDTGELRNTAARVLVEDTTKIQADVAGHQCRVLEGAIAVGDSFVARVDAERRAKTIRNHSATHLMHKALREVLGGHVQQKGSLVTPERTRFDFAHNAPVSDAEVRRIEAIVNAEILANAGTQAQVMAIDDAQKSGAMMLFGEKYGETVRVLSIGNSKELCGGVHVRATGDIGLFKVVAESGVAAGVRRIEAVTGDNALAYLQQLESTVGGVAGTLKVTPTEVPARVNAVLEQLRALEKELAALKGKLASSQGDGLLAQAVDVKGLKVLAAVLEGADAATLRTTMDQLKNKLKTAAIVLAAVDGGKVQLAAGVTADSLGKLKAGELVNFVAQQVGGKGGGKPDMAMAGGTDAASLPAALASVSGWVAERL, encoded by the coding sequence ATGAAAGCCGCCGAGATCCGCTCCACGTTCCTGAAGTTCTTCGAGTCGAAGGGCCATGCCATCGTTGCCAGCTCGCCGGTGATCCCCGGCGACGACCCGACGCTGCTGTTCACCAACGCCGGCATGAACCAGTTCAAGGACGTGTTCCTGGGCTTCGACAAGCGGCCCTACAGCCGTGCCACCACCAGCCAGAAGTGCATCCGGGCCGGTGGCAAGCACAACGACCTGGACAACGTGGGCTACACCGCGCGGCACCACACCTTCTTCGAGATGCTGGGCAACTTCAGCTTCGGCGACTACTTCAAGAAGGACGCGATCAGCTACGCCTGGGAGCTGCTGACGGTGCACTTCAAGCTGCCGTCCGACAAGCTGTGGGTCACCGTCTATGCCGAGGACGACGAGGCCTACGAGATCTGGAACAAGGTGGTGGGCGTGCCCGCCGAGCGCATCGTGCGCATCGGCGACAACAAGGGCGGCCGCTACATGTCCGACAACTTCTGGATGATGGGCGACACCGGGCCCTGCGGCCCCTGCACCGAGATCTTCTTCGACCACGGCCCCGACGTGGCCGGCGGCCCCCCGGGCAGCCCCAACGAAGACGGTGACCGCTACATCGAGATCTGGAACAACGTGTTCATGCAGTTCAATCGCACCGAGGACGGTGTGATGCACAAGCTGCCCAAGCCCAGCGTGGACACCGGCATGGGCCTCGAGCGCCTGGCCGCGGTGCTGCAGCATGTGCACAGCAACTACGAGATCGACCTGTTCGCCAAGCTGCTGGGTGCCGCCAAGCTGGCCGTCGACAGCGCCTCGCCGGCCGGCAACGACTGTGACGCCACCAGCCCCAGCCTGAAGGTCATTGCCGACCACATCCGCGCCTGCAGCTTCATCGTCACCGACGGCGTGATCCCCGGCAACGAAGGCCGCGGCTACGTGCTGCGCCGCATCGCCCGCCGCGCCATCCGCCACGGCTACAAGCTGGGCGCGCGCAAGCCCTTCTTCCACACCCTGGTCAAGGCCCTGGCCGCCGAGATGGGCGAGGCCTATCCCGAGCTGGCGCGCGACGCCCAGCGCGTCACCGAGGTGCTGAAGACCGAGGAAGAGCGCTTCTTCCAGACCATCCATCACGGCATGGAGATCCTGGAAGCCGCGCTGGCCGCGATGGCCGGTTCGGGCAGCCAGACCATCGACGGCGACACCGCCTTCAAGCTGCACGACACCTTCGGCTTTCCGGTCGACCTGACCGCTGACGTGTGCCGCGAGCGCGGCGTGGCGGTGGACGAAGCCGGCTTCCAGGCCGCGATGAACCGCCAGCGCGAACAGGCGCGTGCCGCCGCCAAGTTCAAGATGGCCGCCGGCCTCAGCTACGACGGCCTGCCCACCACCTTTCACGGCTACGAGCACCTGGTGTGTGAAACCGCCAAGGTGGTGGCGCTCTACATCGACGGCAGCCCGGTGCAGCAGGCCAAGGCCGGCGACGATGTGGTGATCGTGCTCGACCACACGCCGTTCTACGCTGAAAGCGGCGGCCAGGTGGGCGACACCGGCGAGCTGCGCAACACCGCCGCCCGCGTGCTGGTGGAAGACACCACCAAGATCCAGGCCGATGTGGCTGGCCACCAGTGCCGCGTGCTGGAAGGCGCCATCGCCGTGGGCGACAGCTTCGTGGCCCGTGTGGATGCCGAGCGCCGCGCCAAGACCATCCGCAACCACAGCGCCACCCACCTGATGCACAAGGCTCTGCGCGAGGTGCTGGGCGGCCATGTGCAGCAGAAGGGCTCGCTGGTCACGCCCGAGCGCACGCGCTTCGACTTTGCCCACAACGCACCGGTCAGCGACGCCGAGGTGCGCCGCATCGAGGCCATCGTCAACGCCGAGATCCTGGCCAATGCCGGCACGCAAGCCCAGGTGATGGCCATTGACGACGCGCAAAAGAGCGGCGCGATGATGCTGTTTGGCGAGAAGTACGGCGAGACCGTGCGCGTGCTCAGCATCGGCAACAGCAAGGAGCTGTGCGGCGGCGTGCACGTGCGCGCCACGGGCGACATCGGCCTGTTCAAGGTGGTGGCCGAAAGCGGCGTGGCCGCCGGCGTGCGCCGCATCGAGGCCGTGACCGGCGACAACGCGCTGGCCTACCTGCAGCAGCTGGAAAGCACCGTGGGCGGCGTTGCCGGCACGCTGAAGGTCACGCCCACCGAGGTGCCGGCGCGCGTGAACGCCGTGCTCGAGCAGCTGCGTGCGCTCGAGAAGGAGCTGGCCGCGCTGAAGGGCAAGCTGGCCTCGTCGCAGGGCGATGGCCTGCTGGCCCAGGCGGTGGACGTGAAGGGCCTGAAGGTCTTGGCCGCGGTGCTGGAGGGCGCCGATGCCGCCACGCTGCGCACCACCATGGACCAGCTGAAGAACAAGCTCAAGACCGCCGCCATCGTGCTGGCCGCAGTGGATGGCGGCAAGGTGCAGCTGGCCGCCGGCGTCACCGCCGACAGCCTGGGCAAGCTCAAGGCCGGCGAGCTGGTGAACTTTGTGGCCCAGCAGGTGGGTGGCAAGGGCGGCGGCAAGCCCGACATGGCCATGGCCGGCGGCACCGACGCGGCCAGCCTGCCGGCGGCGCTGGCCAGCGTCTCGGGCTGGGTGGCCGAGCGGCTCTGA
- a CDS encoding serine/threonine-protein kinase → MTSPAPDPSPRPAATPNPADAQAWAPTQIIPRAAASRPAAIGNALPVGTRMAEFEVLKVIGEGGFGIVYLVQDHMLQRRVAIKEYMPATLAARGDGLEVVVKAERDRALFNAGLDGFLQEARMLAQFDHPALLKVYRFWQANGTAYMVMPFYEGTTLKATLKALGAPPDERWLMALLAPLTEALGVLHAERCYHRDIAPDNILLLAGSGKPLLLDFGAARMVISDATQALTAILKPGYAPVEQYAEVPGMKQGPWTDVYALCAVVYAAITGTKPPAAVGRTVQDSYVPLVRAAAGRYSAGFLQAIDDGLRVRPDERTESVQALRQAIAIDGGGAGGVTVIVPSSRPPAAPPPVTVMPPVAHKAMPSIDTGPHAAAGAEAKGSPKLLWAGVGSLVLLAGAGALWLQQRSPAPAAMPAAPLANPAPAAPAPAATVAPAGPASTWSPVSEFDRILQGRSAGFDVQAGAQQPSLRIGKDRLVFTVRSARDGYLYVYSASGDGTWLLLYPNSQATQNRVRAGQALTLPQANWPLDTTEPAGEEYFLALVSENPRDFSALGLVRETWFQKLPTGSAAATLAQGHTASGSVFAGRAQCATAGCDAYGAVRFSVTVTR, encoded by the coding sequence ATGACATCGCCCGCCCCTGACCCATCGCCGCGCCCGGCAGCCACGCCGAATCCGGCCGATGCGCAGGCCTGGGCGCCCACCCAGATCATTCCGCGCGCGGCGGCCAGCCGGCCGGCTGCCATCGGCAATGCCTTGCCGGTGGGCACGCGCATGGCCGAGTTCGAGGTGCTCAAGGTCATTGGCGAAGGCGGTTTCGGCATCGTCTACCTGGTGCAGGACCACATGCTGCAGCGCCGGGTGGCGATCAAGGAATACATGCCGGCCACGCTGGCAGCCCGTGGCGACGGGCTGGAGGTGGTGGTCAAGGCCGAGCGCGACCGTGCGCTGTTCAATGCCGGCCTCGACGGCTTTTTGCAAGAAGCGCGCATGCTGGCGCAGTTCGACCACCCGGCGCTGCTCAAGGTCTACCGCTTCTGGCAGGCCAACGGCACGGCCTACATGGTGATGCCGTTCTACGAAGGCACCACGCTGAAGGCCACGCTCAAGGCCCTGGGCGCACCGCCCGACGAACGCTGGCTGATGGCCCTGCTGGCGCCGCTGACCGAGGCGCTGGGCGTGCTGCACGCCGAGCGCTGCTACCACCGCGACATCGCGCCCGACAACATCCTGCTGCTGGCTGGCTCCGGCAAGCCGCTGCTGCTTGATTTCGGCGCCGCGCGCATGGTCATCAGCGATGCCACGCAGGCCCTCACGGCCATCCTCAAGCCAGGCTATGCCCCGGTCGAGCAGTACGCCGAGGTGCCCGGCATGAAGCAGGGCCCCTGGACCGACGTGTATGCCTTGTGCGCGGTGGTCTACGCCGCCATCACCGGCACCAAGCCGCCGGCCGCCGTGGGCCGCACGGTGCAGGACAGCTATGTGCCCCTGGTGCGTGCCGCGGCGGGCCGCTATTCGGCCGGTTTTCTGCAAGCCATCGACGACGGCCTGCGGGTGCGCCCCGATGAGCGGACCGAATCGGTGCAGGCCCTGCGCCAGGCGATTGCCATCGATGGTGGCGGTGCCGGCGGCGTGACCGTGATCGTGCCGTCGAGCCGCCCGCCGGCGGCGCCGCCGCCGGTCACCGTGATGCCCCCGGTGGCCCACAAGGCCATGCCCAGCATCGACACCGGCCCGCACGCAGCGGCCGGCGCCGAGGCCAAGGGCAGCCCGAAGCTGCTGTGGGCCGGTGTCGGCAGCCTGGTGCTGCTGGCCGGTGCCGGCGCCCTGTGGCTGCAGCAGCGCAGTCCGGCACCGGCCGCCATGCCCGCCGCCCCGCTGGCCAACCCTGCACCGGCGGCGCCGGCACCGGCCGCCACCGTGGCGCCGGCCGGGCCGGCGTCCACCTGGAGCCCGGTGAGCGAGTTCGACCGCATCCTGCAGGGCCGCAGCGCGGGCTTCGATGTGCAGGCCGGCGCCCAGCAGCCCAGCCTGCGCATCGGCAAGGACCGCCTGGTGTTCACCGTGCGCTCGGCGCGCGACGGCTACCTGTATGTGTACTCGGCCAGTGGCGATGGCACATGGCTGCTGCTCTATCCCAACAGCCAGGCCACGCAGAACCGGGTGCGCGCCGGGCAGGCTCTCACGCTGCCGCAGGCGAACTGGCCGCTCGACACCACCGAGCCTGCGGGCGAGGAGTACTTCCTGGCCCTGGTGTCCGAGAACCCGCGTGATTTCTCGGCGCTGGGCCTGGTGCGCGAGACCTGGTTCCAGAAACTGCCCACCGGCTCCGCGGCCGCCACGCTGGCGCAGGGCCACACGGCCAGCGGTTCGGTCTTTGCCGGGCGCGCGCAATGCGCCACTGCCGGCTGTGATGCCTACGGCGCGGTGCGCTTCTCGGTCACTGTGACGCGCTGA
- a CDS encoding FKBP-type peptidyl-prolyl cis-trans isomerase, producing MLIQAPCVVSLTWTLADAQGQAIDELLEPMEFFYGGDDLLPKLEETLAGQEAGFETDLHLEPEHAFGDYDAQLVCFEDRAVFPEGVEEGMQFDGLPEGAATVGMPPELIYTVTEIYTSHVVLDGNHPLAGVSLNLHVKVLAVREATDAEAEAGSVAESLLSVVPTAQTPPHLH from the coding sequence ATGTTGATCCAAGCCCCTTGTGTGGTGAGCCTGACATGGACCCTGGCCGATGCCCAGGGACAGGCCATCGATGAATTGCTCGAACCGATGGAGTTCTTCTACGGCGGCGACGACCTGCTGCCCAAGCTGGAAGAAACCCTGGCCGGCCAGGAAGCCGGTTTCGAGACCGACCTGCACCTCGAGCCCGAACACGCCTTCGGCGACTATGACGCGCAGCTGGTGTGTTTTGAAGACCGCGCGGTGTTTCCCGAGGGCGTGGAAGAAGGAATGCAGTTCGATGGCCTGCCCGAAGGCGCCGCCACCGTGGGCATGCCGCCCGAGCTGATCTACACCGTGACCGAGATCTACACCTCGCATGTGGTGCTGGATGGCAACCACCCGCTGGCTGGCGTGTCGCTGAACCTGCACGTCAAGGTGCTTGCCGTGCGCGAAGCCACCGATGCCGAAGCCGAAGCCGGCTCGGTGGCAGAGAGCTTGCTGAGCGTGGTGCCCACGGCGCAGACGCCGCCCCATCTGCATTAG
- a CDS encoding JmjC domain-containing protein: MDVNQPTALLGGLSPERFMRRHWQKKPLLVRQAWPGVQPPLSRSALFDLAGQEGVESRLLTQLDARGKPGWQLRHGPFTRRQIPPVGKPGWTLLLQGLDLHLDAAHRMLAPFRFVPDARLDDLMISYASDGGGVGAHLDSYDVFLLQVHGRRRWRFGPVKDRSLVPGLPVRILANFEPTEEHVLEPGDMLYLPPLWGHDGVAEGECMTCSVGFRAATATTLAQDLLQRLADDLEPPPPGVREAIYRDPGHGATTTPGRLPTTLREFAIASLERALADPQALDRVLGAAVTDPKPQVWFEAGVAVGEGAGVRLDRRTRMAYDEHHVFINGEAFEASGRDARLMRQLADARELAPAEVARLGEGARGLLDDWAEAGWLHQQLAG, encoded by the coding sequence ATGGATGTGAACCAACCCACGGCGCTGCTGGGCGGCCTGTCGCCCGAGCGCTTCATGCGCCGCCATTGGCAAAAGAAACCGCTGCTGGTGCGCCAGGCCTGGCCCGGCGTGCAGCCGCCGTTGAGCCGCTCGGCGCTGTTTGATCTGGCCGGGCAGGAGGGCGTTGAAAGCCGCCTGCTGACGCAGCTGGATGCGCGCGGCAAGCCGGGCTGGCAGTTGCGGCACGGCCCGTTCACGCGGCGCCAGATCCCGCCCGTCGGCAAGCCGGGCTGGACCCTGCTGCTGCAGGGCCTGGATCTGCACCTGGACGCGGCGCACCGCATGCTGGCGCCGTTTCGCTTCGTGCCCGACGCGCGGCTCGATGACCTGATGATCTCCTACGCCAGCGATGGCGGCGGCGTCGGCGCGCACCTCGATTCGTACGACGTGTTCCTGCTGCAGGTGCACGGCCGCCGGCGCTGGCGCTTCGGCCCGGTGAAGGACCGCAGCCTGGTGCCCGGCTTGCCGGTGCGCATCCTGGCCAACTTCGAGCCCACCGAAGAACATGTGCTCGAGCCCGGTGACATGCTCTACCTGCCGCCGCTGTGGGGTCACGATGGCGTGGCCGAAGGCGAGTGCATGACCTGCTCGGTGGGCTTTCGCGCCGCCACCGCCACCACGCTGGCGCAAGACCTGCTGCAACGCCTGGCCGATGACCTCGAGCCGCCACCGCCGGGCGTGCGCGAGGCCATCTACCGCGATCCCGGCCATGGCGCCACCACCACGCCCGGGCGCCTGCCCACTACGCTGCGCGAGTTTGCGATCGCCTCGCTCGAGCGTGCGCTGGCCGACCCGCAGGCCCTTGACCGGGTGCTGGGTGCCGCCGTGACCGACCCCAAGCCGCAGGTCTGGTTCGAGGCTGGCGTGGCGGTGGGCGAGGGCGCCGGCGTGCGCCTGGATCGCCGCACGCGCATGGCCTACGACGAGCACCACGTGTTCATCAATGGCGAAGCCTTTGAAGCCAGCGGCCGCGACGCCAGGCTGATGCGCCAGCTGGCCGATGCCCGTGAGCTGGCACCGGCCGAGGTGGCGCGGCTGGGCGAGGGCGCGCGCGGCCTGCTCGACGACTGGGCCGAGGCCGGCTGGCTGCATCAGCAGCTGGCTGGTTGA
- the dut gene encoding dUTP diphosphatase: protein MNCIDLKILDPRMAEHLPAYATPGSAGLDLRACIAAPLSLAPGQCELIPTGIAIHIGDPGLAAMILPRSGLGHKNGIVLGNLVGLIDSDYQGPLMVSCWNRGNAAFTLEPMARLAQLVIVPVVQATFRRVDDFTASQRGEGGFGSTGRA, encoded by the coding sequence ATGAACTGCATCGATCTCAAGATCCTCGACCCCCGCATGGCCGAGCACCTGCCCGCCTACGCCACGCCGGGCAGCGCCGGCCTCGATCTGCGCGCCTGCATCGCCGCGCCGCTCAGCCTGGCCCCGGGCCAGTGCGAGCTGATTCCCACTGGCATCGCCATCCACATTGGCGATCCCGGTCTGGCGGCCATGATCCTGCCGCGCTCGGGCCTGGGCCACAAGAACGGCATCGTGCTGGGCAATCTGGTGGGCCTGATCGACAGCGACTACCAGGGCCCGCTGATGGTGAGCTGCTGGAACCGCGGCAACGCGGCCTTCACGCTCGAACCGATGGCGCGCCTCGCGCAGCTGGTGATCGTTCCGGTGGTGCAGGCCACGTTCAGGCGGGTGGATGACTTCACCGCCTCGCAGCGTGGCGAAGGCGGCTTCGGCTCGACCGGCAGGGCCTGA
- a CDS encoding GNAT family N-acetyltransferase produces the protein MSFDAPLNIRRATPADAPGFTRIMGHPEVLPYLMQVPYVVEERLKTLLTEQQTPGKTDLMLVAERADAHGEPAIVGTCGLHPVGLQLRRRHVMMLGLSVAPEAQGQGVGRALMTALLDYADRWAQVLRLELQVFADNQRAIALYESLGFRCEGRHIGYALRDGQYVDSLSMARLHPRPPVWPPQGA, from the coding sequence ATGAGCTTTGACGCGCCCCTGAACATTCGCCGCGCCACCCCGGCCGATGCGCCCGGCTTCACCCGCATCATGGGCCACCCCGAGGTGCTGCCCTATCTGATGCAGGTGCCCTACGTGGTGGAGGAGCGGCTCAAGACCCTGCTCACCGAGCAGCAAACCCCGGGCAAGACCGATCTGATGCTGGTGGCCGAGCGCGCCGACGCGCATGGCGAGCCGGCCATCGTGGGCACCTGCGGCCTGCATCCGGTGGGCCTGCAGCTGCGCCGGCGCCACGTGATGATGCTGGGCCTGTCGGTGGCGCCCGAGGCGCAAGGGCAGGGCGTAGGCCGGGCACTGATGACCGCGCTGCTGGACTACGCCGACCGCTGGGCCCAGGTGCTGCGCCTGGAGCTGCAGGTGTTTGCCGACAACCAGCGCGCCATCGCCCTGTACGAATCGCTGGGCTTTCGCTGCGAGGGCCGGCACATCGGCTATGCCCTGCGCGACGGGCAGTACGTCGACTCGCTGTCGATGGCGCGCCTGCATCCCCGGCCACCGGTCTGGCCACCGCAGGGCGCCTGA
- a CDS encoding toll/interleukin-1 receptor domain-containing protein, which produces MPIASDRPKIFVSYAHTDKEWLERMHVHLKPLERSHNVELWTDQKIGVGKRWLDEIQNALDDSHVAVLLVSAHFLASDFIADGELPPLLQKAEQEGTRIMPVIVGSCDFRGHPELGAFQSANDPEQPLQALNPVQVDQVFVKLKRAIEEALAEQAALDQAAAVDDGSEDEADGDDNELADWALELTDHLDALLDSEEVAAVRVFAHEGRNSVQMLAFGLAQDDDGVLHVTLEVAGNADLPEFLQLPVAVRQRMAREFGVERDRDPNAAGVCDCGPIDEAEACQLRDLACSLLEQVFGLPTSEVGIASEAVSA; this is translated from the coding sequence ATGCCCATCGCTTCCGATCGCCCGAAGATCTTTGTCAGCTACGCCCACACCGACAAGGAATGGCTCGAGCGCATGCACGTGCACCTCAAGCCGCTGGAGCGCTCACACAACGTCGAGCTGTGGACCGACCAGAAGATCGGCGTGGGCAAGCGCTGGCTCGACGAGATCCAGAACGCGCTCGACGACTCGCATGTGGCCGTGCTGCTGGTGTCGGCACACTTCCTGGCCTCCGACTTCATCGCCGATGGCGAACTGCCGCCGCTGCTGCAGAAGGCCGAGCAGGAGGGCACGCGCATCATGCCGGTCATCGTGGGCAGTTGCGACTTCCGCGGCCACCCCGAACTCGGCGCGTTCCAGAGCGCCAACGATCCCGAGCAGCCGCTGCAGGCGCTGAACCCGGTGCAGGTCGACCAGGTGTTCGTCAAGCTCAAGCGCGCCATCGAGGAGGCACTGGCCGAGCAAGCCGCTCTCGACCAGGCCGCCGCAGTGGACGACGGCAGCGAAGACGAGGCCGACGGCGACGACAACGAACTCGCCGACTGGGCGCTGGAGCTCACCGACCACCTCGATGCGCTGCTCGACAGCGAAGAGGTGGCCGCGGTCAGGGTGTTCGCGCACGAGGGCCGCAACTCGGTGCAGATGCTGGCCTTTGGCCTGGCGCAAGACGATGACGGCGTGCTGCACGTGACGCTCGAGGTGGCCGGCAATGCCGACCTGCCCGAGTTTCTGCAGCTGCCGGTTGCCGTGCGCCAGCGCATGGCGCGCGAGTTTGGCGTCGAGCGCGACCGCGACCCCAACGCCGCCGGCGTGTGCGACTGCGGCCCGATCGACGAGGCCGAGGCCTGCCAGCTGCGCGACCTGGCCTGCAGCCTGCTCGAGCAGGTGTTCGGTCTGCCCACCAGCGAGGTGGGCATCGCCTCCGAGGCCGTCTCGGCCTGA
- a CDS encoding YecA/YgfB family protein yields MSRAPRNATEAQIEALEQLCERLAGFGADTSLEWLDGYMTAIASSRRAIAIDEWLPKAFGDAFERTFADPQDEAAARATLQTHADLLASQLDAEAMLDAPDNLRLAPLMASYDDAARAEMVAGGHATEEEARDLLQTGALWSEGFQQAVEHFAEDWPEPDPESDEGVWFDSCMVRVLALTLPQKELAEHLQDEYPGETLERDQIVDEACFAIQDLRVYWLEHAPKPETRRVEAKTGRNDPCPCGSGKKFKKCHGA; encoded by the coding sequence ATGAGCCGCGCCCCCCGCAACGCCACCGAGGCGCAGATCGAGGCGCTGGAGCAGTTGTGCGAGCGCCTGGCCGGCTTTGGCGCCGACACCTCGCTCGAATGGCTCGATGGCTACATGACCGCCATCGCCTCCAGCCGCCGCGCCATCGCCATCGACGAATGGCTGCCCAAGGCCTTTGGCGATGCCTTCGAGCGCACCTTCGCCGATCCGCAGGACGAAGCCGCCGCCCGCGCCACGCTGCAGACCCATGCCGACCTGCTGGCCAGCCAGCTCGATGCCGAGGCCATGCTCGATGCGCCCGACAACCTGCGCCTGGCGCCGCTGATGGCCAGCTACGACGACGCCGCGCGCGCCGAAATGGTGGCCGGCGGGCATGCCACCGAAGAAGAAGCCCGCGACCTGCTGCAGACCGGTGCACTGTGGTCCGAAGGCTTCCAGCAGGCGGTGGAGCACTTTGCCGAAGACTGGCCTGAACCCGATCCCGAAAGCGACGAGGGCGTGTGGTTCGACAGCTGCATGGTCCGCGTGCTGGCGCTCACGCTGCCGCAAAAGGAGCTGGCCGAGCACCTGCAGGACGAGTACCCGGGCGAAACGCTGGAGCGCGACCAGATCGTCGACGAGGCCTGCTTCGCGATCCAGGATCTGCGGGTCTACTGGCTCGAGCATGCACCCAAGCCCGAGACCCGGCGCGTCGAGGCCAAGACCGGCCGCAACGACCCCTGTCCCTGCGGCAGCGGCAAGAAGTTCAAGAAGTGCCACGGCGCCTGA